In one Elusimicrobium sp. genomic region, the following are encoded:
- a CDS encoding cyclodeaminase/cyclohydrolase family protein, whose protein sequence is MEWYTAAERFTEALASSDPTPGGGAAAAQAGAMGCALAMMAIGTTLKRKTISPDVKNRLEQSLKRLGALKNELKSYVQKDGEAYASYLTARKLPKENPSREEAIQNALLFAARVPSDAATTAVRALKETDTIKDDIAEVILSDVFCARHLLQACVRCAVESIRANLPYITHPDRIAELEKAVTVFLKSC, encoded by the coding sequence ATGGAATGGTACACCGCCGCTGAACGCTTTACCGAAGCTCTTGCCTCTTCCGACCCGACCCCGGGCGGGGGGGCCGCTGCCGCTCAGGCAGGGGCCATGGGGTGCGCGCTTGCGATGATGGCTATTGGTACCACGCTAAAGCGCAAAACCATTTCTCCCGATGTAAAAAACCGTTTGGAACAAAGTTTGAAACGATTGGGTGCCCTTAAAAACGAACTTAAATCTTATGTACAAAAAGACGGAGAAGCCTATGCCAGTTATTTAACGGCACGCAAACTTCCCAAGGAAAACCCTTCCCGCGAAGAGGCTATCCAAAATGCCTTGTTGTTTGCGGCGCGTGTCCCGTCGGATGCCGCCACCACGGCCGTAAGAGCCTTGAAAGAAACCGACACCATTAAAGACGATATTGCGGAAGTAATTTTGTCGGATGTTTTTTGCGCGCGCCACTTATTACAAGCGTGTGTGCGCTGCGCGGTGGAAAGTATTCGCGCCAATTTGCCTTATATCACCCACCCGGATCGCATCGCCGAGTTGGAAAAAGCAGTTACCGTATTTTTGAAATCTTGCTAG